Proteins found in one Lutimonas zeaxanthinifaciens genomic segment:
- a CDS encoding nucleotide exchange factor GrpE encodes MSDQKHTEKELEKDIPQNEVENETLNEGDDNKPAEKSEEKKEEVSEVDALKAEVQKEKDNFLRLFAEFENYKKRTSRERIELFSTANKELMTALLPILDDFERGLKEVEKSSDKALLEGMQLIYNKFKNTLSQKGLKEMEVKQGDSFDAEIHEAISQIPAPNKKLKGKIIDAVEKGYKLGETIIRYPKVVIGN; translated from the coding sequence ATGAGCGATCAAAAACATACAGAGAAAGAACTGGAAAAAGATATACCTCAAAATGAAGTTGAAAATGAAACTTTAAATGAGGGAGACGATAATAAACCGGCTGAAAAAAGTGAGGAAAAAAAAGAGGAGGTTTCTGAAGTGGATGCACTAAAAGCCGAAGTCCAGAAGGAGAAAGACAATTTTTTGCGTCTTTTTGCTGAATTTGAAAATTATAAGAAGCGTACTTCAAGAGAAAGAATTGAATTGTTCAGCACTGCAAATAAAGAGTTGATGACAGCACTACTACCGATTCTTGATGATTTTGAACGGGGGTTAAAGGAGGTAGAAAAATCTTCGGATAAAGCGTTGCTTGAAGGAATGCAGTTGATCTATAACAAATTTAAAAACACCTTGAGCCAGAAAGGACTCAAGGAAATGGAAGTAAAGCAAGGGGATAGTTTTGATGCAGAGATTCATGAGGCAATCAGCCAGATTCCTGCCCCGAACAAGAAGTTGAAAGGGAAAATCATAGATGCCGTTGAAAAGGGTTATAAACTTGGAGAAACCATCATAAGATACCCTAAAGTTGTAATTGGAAATTAA
- the murA gene encoding UDP-N-acetylglucosamine 1-carboxyvinyltransferase, which yields MSVFKIEGGHRLKGEIVPQGAKNEALQIICATLLTSSKITISNIPDIRDVNKLIFILGELGVKIEKLDRNTYTFQADDINLKYLESLEFKKDGSSLRGSIMIVGPLLTRFGKGYIPRPGGDKIGRRRLDTHFEGFIKLGASFRYNREEYFYGVEAEELVGTEMLLDEASVTGTANILMAAVLAKGETIIYNAACEPYIQQLCRMLLSMGAKIDGLGSNRLIIQGVSELGGCEHRILPDMIEIGSWIGMAAMTRSELTIKDVSWKDLGLIPDVFRRLGIELQKVNDDIYIPAQESYKIQGYMDGSILTVSDAPWPGFTPDLLSIVLVVATQAKGSVLIHQKMFESRLFFVDKLIDMGAKVILCDPHRATVIGMNHESSLKATTMSSPDIRAGISLLIAALSAKGTSTIHNIDQIDRGYEDIDVRLRSLGAKIERIENTF from the coding sequence ATGTCAGTATTTAAAATTGAAGGAGGACATCGCCTGAAAGGTGAGATCGTTCCCCAAGGTGCCAAAAACGAAGCCCTCCAAATAATTTGTGCCACACTTTTAACCTCGTCCAAAATAACCATTAGTAATATCCCTGACATCAGAGATGTGAATAAACTCATCTTTATTTTGGGGGAACTTGGGGTCAAAATTGAAAAATTGGATAGAAATACCTACACATTTCAGGCCGATGACATCAATTTAAAGTATCTCGAATCTCTTGAATTCAAAAAGGATGGTAGTTCACTCAGAGGATCAATCATGATCGTAGGTCCTTTATTGACTCGATTTGGAAAGGGTTATATTCCGCGTCCCGGTGGAGATAAAATTGGACGAAGAAGGCTTGATACGCATTTTGAAGGATTTATAAAACTTGGTGCTTCCTTCCGTTATAACAGAGAGGAGTATTTTTACGGGGTTGAAGCTGAGGAACTTGTGGGGACCGAAATGTTACTGGATGAAGCCTCCGTAACCGGTACTGCCAATATTTTGATGGCGGCCGTCTTGGCCAAAGGTGAAACCATCATCTACAATGCCGCATGTGAACCTTATATCCAGCAACTTTGCAGGATGCTTTTAAGTATGGGGGCAAAAATTGATGGCTTGGGCTCTAATCGTCTGATCATTCAGGGTGTCTCTGAACTTGGCGGATGTGAACATAGAATTTTACCAGATATGATCGAGATTGGCAGTTGGATCGGAATGGCAGCGATGACACGATCCGAATTGACCATCAAGGATGTAAGCTGGAAGGATCTTGGTTTGATTCCTGATGTATTTAGAAGACTCGGAATAGAACTACAAAAAGTAAATGATGACATTTACATTCCTGCCCAGGAAAGCTACAAGATTCAGGGCTATATGGATGGTTCTATTTTAACGGTTTCTGATGCCCCCTGGCCTGGTTTTACACCGGATTTACTCAGTATCGTTTTAGTAGTTGCCACCCAGGCAAAAGGTAGTGTGCTGATTCATCAGAAGATGTTTGAAAGCAGGCTGTTTTTTGTAGATAAATTGATTGATATGGGGGCCAAAGTAATCTTATGTGATCCCCATAGAGCGACCGTCATTGGTATGAATCATGAGTCAAGTTTAAAGGCTACGACCATGAGTTCACCTGACATAAGAGCCGGAATTTCATTACTGATTGCAGCTTTATCAGCAAAGGGAACAAGCACCATTCACAATATCGATCAGATAGATCGAGGTTACGAGGATATCGATGTCCGTTTAAGATCTTTGGGAGCAAAGATTGAGCGAATTGAGAACACCTTTTAA
- the dnaJ gene encoding molecular chaperone DnaJ, translated as MKQDYYEILGVSKNATASEIKKAYRKKAVENHPDKNPGNKQAEERFKQAAEAYEILSNADKKARYDQYGHAAFENGGAGGGFGGMNMEDIFSQFGDIFGGHFGGGFGGGFGGGSRQGRVKGSNLRIRVKLELKDILNGVNKKVKVKRQVKAPGVTYATCSACNGQGSVMRVTNTILGRMQTATTCPTCKGAGKVVNHRPKGADINGLIIKEETVEIDIPAGVTDGVQLKVSGKGNEAPGDGIPGDILVVIQEVQHEKLKREGTNLHYDLYISYAEAVLGSSKEIDTLTGKVRIKIEEGTQSGKILRLRGKGLPSLDRYGNGDLLVHLNVWTPKKLTKDQKAFFESVKDHENFVPKPSVSEKSFFEKVKDMFS; from the coding sequence GTGAAACAGGATTATTACGAAATACTTGGAGTGAGCAAAAATGCGACTGCCAGTGAAATAAAAAAGGCTTATCGTAAAAAGGCGGTGGAGAATCACCCCGATAAGAATCCAGGTAATAAGCAAGCAGAAGAACGTTTTAAGCAGGCTGCAGAGGCTTATGAGATTCTGAGTAATGCTGACAAAAAGGCAAGATATGATCAATATGGTCATGCTGCTTTTGAAAACGGTGGAGCCGGAGGCGGTTTTGGTGGTATGAATATGGAAGATATATTCAGCCAGTTCGGCGATATTTTTGGAGGCCATTTTGGCGGAGGCTTCGGAGGAGGTTTCGGCGGAGGTTCCAGACAGGGACGGGTAAAGGGTAGTAATCTCAGAATTCGTGTCAAACTGGAGTTGAAGGATATCCTGAACGGAGTCAATAAGAAGGTAAAAGTAAAGCGTCAGGTCAAAGCACCGGGGGTAACCTATGCAACCTGTTCGGCCTGTAATGGCCAGGGTAGTGTAATGCGCGTAACGAATACGATTCTTGGACGTATGCAAACTGCAACGACCTGTCCTACCTGTAAGGGAGCGGGTAAAGTGGTTAATCACAGGCCAAAAGGTGCTGATATTAATGGTTTAATTATAAAAGAAGAAACTGTTGAAATTGATATCCCTGCCGGAGTAACGGATGGGGTTCAGTTAAAAGTATCCGGTAAAGGGAATGAAGCTCCCGGAGATGGTATTCCTGGCGATATTTTGGTTGTAATACAAGAAGTTCAGCACGAAAAACTTAAAAGAGAAGGAACGAATCTTCACTATGATTTGTATATAAGTTATGCAGAGGCTGTTCTGGGATCAAGCAAAGAAATAGATACCCTAACGGGAAAGGTAAGAATCAAGATTGAAGAAGGAACCCAAAGTGGAAAAATTCTTCGTTTACGCGGAAAAGGCCTTCCTAGTCTTGACAGATATGGCAATGGAGACTTGCTTGTTCATTTAAATGTATGGACCCCTAAAAAGTTGACAAAAGACCAAAAAGCTTTCTTCGAAAGTGTGAAGGATCATGAAAATTTTGTTCCGAAACCTTCAGTTTCGGAAAAATCATTTTTTGAAAAAGTAAAAGATATGTTTTCATAA
- a CDS encoding TlpA family protein disulfide reductase → MMKKFLRKHFSNILFFGFIIFLFTPYGLPVRSTLIKGVSFITTRVFSLEIDEERQVNLNNYNWVLRSSLGKDLNLESLKGKVILINYWATWCPPCIAEMPSFQKLYSDYRDQVIFLFVANDEPEKVEYFMNDKGFDFPVYFQVSPPPKELRSKSLPTTYVIDSEGKIVVKKIGAADWNSEKVRDLLSGMAQ, encoded by the coding sequence ATGATGAAGAAATTTTTGAGGAAGCATTTTTCCAATATTCTATTTTTTGGTTTTATTATATTCTTATTTACTCCTTATGGTTTACCTGTAAGGTCAACTTTGATCAAGGGAGTATCATTTATAACTACCAGAGTGTTTTCATTAGAGATCGATGAAGAAAGGCAGGTAAACCTCAATAATTATAATTGGGTTTTGAGAAGTTCATTGGGTAAAGATTTAAATTTGGAATCCTTAAAGGGTAAGGTAATCCTGATAAATTACTGGGCCACTTGGTGCCCGCCATGTATTGCGGAGATGCCAAGTTTCCAGAAACTTTATTCAGATTACCGGGATCAGGTTATTTTTCTGTTTGTGGCAAACGATGAACCGGAAAAGGTTGAATATTTTATGAATGACAAAGGCTTTGATTTTCCGGTATACTTTCAGGTTTCTCCGCCACCAAAAGAATTAAGATCCAAATCCTTGCCCACAACCTATGTGATAGATTCAGAGGGTAAAATTGTAGTAAAGAAAATTGGAGCGGCTGACTGGAACAGTGAAAAGGTTCGAGATTTATTGTCTGGTATGGCTCAATAA
- a CDS encoding DoxX family protein → MKFYIERISSIMAAILFLQTLYFKFSAAPESVFIFSELGMEPYGRIGTGIIELIVGVLLLRRSTAFIGAILGLGVISGAILSHLLILGIEVENDGGFLFGIAILVFILLMISLILQKDKLLELLSSIRR, encoded by the coding sequence ATGAAATTTTACATAGAAAGAATTTCTTCGATCATGGCGGCGATCCTGTTTTTGCAAACCCTCTATTTTAAGTTTTCAGCAGCACCCGAAAGTGTTTTTATTTTCAGCGAACTGGGCATGGAGCCTTATGGAAGAATTGGGACGGGAATAATCGAGCTTATCGTGGGTGTCTTGCTTCTTAGAAGGAGTACCGCTTTTATTGGAGCCATATTAGGTTTAGGTGTTATCAGCGGAGCCATTTTATCCCATTTATTGATTTTAGGTATAGAGGTTGAGAATGATGGCGGGTTCTTATTTGGTATAGCAATTTTGGTGTTCATTTTATTGATGATTAGTCTTATCTTGCAAAAGGATAAATTACTAGAACTTCTGTCTTCTATCAGGAGATAG
- a CDS encoding aconitate hydratase yields MAFDVDMIKKVYERMAERVDTARDVVGRPLTLSEKILYNHLWDGLPTESFKRGVDYVDFAPDRIACQDATAQMALLQFMQAGKKKVAVPTTVHCDHLIQARIGADKDLQEAINTSSEVFNFLASVSNKYGIGFWKPGAGIIHQVVLENYAFPGGMMIGTDSHTVNAGGLGMVAIGVGGADAVDVMADMPWELKFPKLIGVKLTGKLSGWTAPKDVILKVAGILTVKGGTGCIVEYFGEGAKALSATGKGTICNMGAEIGATTSTFGYDESMERYLRATGRDEIADAANKVAPYLTGDDEVYADPEAYFDQVIEIDLSELKPHLNGPFTPDLATEVGTMTEKAESNEWPMKVEWGLIGSCTNSSYEDLSRAASIAKQAVDKKLVAKAEFGINPGSEQVRYTAERDGLLEIFEDLDAKIFTNACGPCIGQWAREGADKKEKNTIVHSFNRNFSKRADGNPNTHAFVGSPEMVAALAISGKLDFNPLTDTLINQDGEEVMFDEPTGFELPPKGFDVDDPGFVAPVEDGSSIEVNVKEDSKRLQLLSPFEPIGNEVKGAKLLIKAFGKCTTDHISMAGPWLRFRGHLDNISNNLLIGAVNAYNKETNNVKNQLTGEYQPVPDAARAYKAAGVYSVVVGDHNYGEGSSREHAAMEPRHLGVAAVIVKSFARIHETNLKKQGMLGLTFANESDYDLIQENDTFNFIDLNEFTPGRQLTLEVVHEDGTKDTIMLNHTYNQNQIDWFKEGSALNLIKKENAQ; encoded by the coding sequence ATGGCATTTGATGTTGATATGATAAAGAAGGTATATGAGCGCATGGCAGAACGCGTTGATACTGCAAGAGACGTTGTAGGAAGACCTTTGACCTTATCTGAAAAAATATTATACAATCACCTTTGGGATGGTCTTCCAACCGAATCCTTTAAAAGAGGGGTTGATTATGTTGACTTTGCACCAGATCGTATTGCTTGTCAGGATGCGACCGCGCAAATGGCCTTGTTGCAATTCATGCAGGCTGGAAAGAAAAAAGTTGCGGTTCCAACAACCGTTCATTGTGATCATTTGATCCAGGCGAGAATTGGAGCTGATAAAGACCTTCAGGAGGCGATCAATACTTCAAGTGAAGTGTTTAATTTCCTGGCATCGGTGTCTAATAAATACGGTATCGGTTTCTGGAAGCCGGGAGCGGGTATTATTCATCAGGTGGTACTCGAGAATTATGCTTTTCCGGGTGGTATGATGATTGGTACGGATTCACATACCGTAAATGCCGGCGGTTTAGGTATGGTTGCTATTGGTGTTGGTGGAGCGGATGCGGTTGACGTGATGGCAGATATGCCCTGGGAGTTAAAGTTCCCAAAATTGATTGGAGTAAAACTTACCGGAAAACTGAGTGGATGGACAGCTCCTAAGGATGTAATCTTAAAGGTAGCTGGAATCTTAACAGTTAAAGGAGGTACAGGGTGTATTGTGGAGTATTTTGGTGAAGGTGCCAAAGCTTTGTCGGCTACAGGTAAAGGAACCATTTGTAATATGGGTGCTGAAATTGGGGCAACAACCTCAACCTTTGGTTATGATGAATCCATGGAGCGATACCTGAGAGCAACAGGAAGAGATGAAATTGCAGATGCCGCCAATAAGGTTGCACCATATCTAACAGGAGATGATGAGGTTTATGCTGATCCTGAAGCTTATTTTGATCAGGTAATTGAGATCGATTTGTCTGAGTTAAAACCTCATCTGAACGGACCATTTACGCCGGATCTTGCGACTGAAGTAGGTACAATGACCGAAAAGGCAGAATCCAATGAGTGGCCAATGAAGGTAGAGTGGGGGCTGATAGGTTCATGTACGAACTCATCTTATGAAGATTTGTCGAGAGCGGCGTCAATTGCAAAACAGGCTGTTGATAAAAAGCTGGTTGCAAAGGCGGAGTTTGGAATTAATCCGGGATCCGAACAGGTGCGATATACTGCGGAAAGAGATGGCCTTCTGGAGATTTTTGAAGATTTGGATGCCAAAATATTTACCAATGCCTGTGGACCCTGTATTGGGCAGTGGGCAAGAGAAGGAGCCGATAAAAAAGAAAAGAATACGATTGTTCATTCATTTAACAGAAACTTTTCAAAGAGGGCAGACGGGAATCCTAATACGCACGCGTTTGTAGGTTCGCCGGAAATGGTTGCTGCACTTGCAATTTCAGGTAAACTTGATTTTAATCCCTTAACTGATACGTTAATAAATCAGGACGGGGAAGAGGTAATGTTTGATGAGCCAACCGGATTTGAACTTCCACCAAAAGGATTTGATGTTGATGATCCCGGTTTTGTGGCACCTGTAGAAGATGGTTCATCTATTGAGGTGAACGTAAAAGAGGATTCAAAAAGACTTCAGTTATTAAGCCCGTTTGAGCCTATAGGGAATGAAGTTAAGGGCGCAAAATTGCTGATTAAGGCTTTTGGAAAATGTACAACGGATCATATTTCAATGGCCGGGCCTTGGTTAAGATTCAGAGGGCATTTGGATAATATATCGAATAATTTATTGATCGGTGCAGTTAATGCCTACAATAAGGAGACCAATAATGTGAAGAATCAACTTACAGGTGAGTATCAGCCGGTGCCGGATGCGGCAAGAGCTTATAAGGCTGCCGGAGTTTATTCGGTTGTAGTAGGAGATCACAACTATGGAGAAGGTTCTTCGAGAGAACATGCAGCAATGGAACCAAGACATCTAGGTGTCGCTGCCGTAATCGTGAAATCATTTGCCCGAATTCACGAGACAAACCTGAAAAAGCAGGGAATGCTTGGTTTGACATTTGCAAATGAAAGTGATTACGATCTTATTCAGGAAAATGATACATTCAATTTCATTGATTTGAATGAATTTACTCCCGGAAGGCAATTAACACTTGAAGTCGTACACGAAGACGGTACTAAAGATACGATCATGTTGAACCATACCTACAATCAGAATCAGATTGACTGGTTTAAGGAGGGATCTGCCTTAAATTTGATAAAAAAAGAAAACGCACAATAA